A window of Choloepus didactylus isolate mChoDid1 chromosome 21, mChoDid1.pri, whole genome shotgun sequence contains these coding sequences:
- the PRM3 gene encoding protamine-3, with translation MGSRCAKLSTGHGRSHESSMKKLMACVSQDNFSLSSEGEEEAAEEEEEEEEAAVEEEELPVQGKLLLMETEQQEEGTEEGPMDQLSPKPKPSHS, from the coding sequence ATGGGTTCACGCTGTGCCAAGCTTAGCACTGGCCACGGCCGGAGCCACGAATCCTCTATGAAGAAGCTCATGGCCTGTGTGAGTCAGGACAACTTCTCCCTGTCATCAGAGGGTGAGGAGGAGGCGgcggaagaggaggaagaggaggaagaggcggcggtggaggaggaggagctgccgGTGCAGGGCAAGCTGCTGCTGATGGAGACGGAGCAGCAAGAGGAGGGCACCGAAGAAGGCCCCATGGACCAGCTGAGCCCCAAGCCCAAGCCGTCGCACTCCTGA